AGCGTCCACCAGATTGTGCCGGTTAAATGATCACATTGGGGACAGTGAGTCACCTCAAAATCTACTAAATGTCCACAATTTGCACAGTGTTTTTGAGTCAGGGAAGTGCCACATTGTTGACAGAAACGATGATCGTCAATGTTGTGATAATTACACTGGGGACATTTAATCATCCGTAAAAAATTAGTTTGCCTAGAATGGCGGACAGTAACTATGGCAATGGTAACTAGTAATTAGAGGCTTGCACTCCGCTAAATTACGGAAGTTATTGTTACATTTGCTGTGACAAAATATAGCCTGTTATTGAGTGATCCCACTATACAACTCACAATTATCTTCAACTGTAGATTGAAATTTGAAATGTTTTTGAGTATGCCAACGAATCAGGTTTGGTCCCTTGAGCTAGAGATGAGATAAATGGGTCAGGAATTGGAGTTGTTCAATTTCTGCGGGAGAAAGGTGGCGCCATTGGCCTGGCTGAAGATCCTGGAGTTGCAAATGTGCGATCGCAACCCGTACCAAACGTAAGGTTGGGAACCCCACAGCAGCCGTCATCCGACGAACCTGTCGATTTCGGCCCTCATAGAGCGTCATCGTCATCCATGCCGTGGGGATATGCTTGCGAAAACGGACTGGTGGAGTCCGAGGGGGTAATAGAGGTGGCTCAGATAACAGTGAGGCTTGAGTCGGCCGCGTTCGATAGTTTCGGATCGTGACCCCCTGCTTAAGCTTTTGTAACGCAAGCTGATCGGGAATGTTCTCCACCTGAACCCAATAAGTCCGGGGATGTCGAAATTTAGGATTACATAACTGATGCTGAAGACCACCATGATTGGACAACAAGAGTAACCCTTCACTATCCCTATCCAATCGCCCAACCGGATAAATATCTGGGATTGAAATAAACTCTTTTAACGTTGGATGCGACGTTTCTTGTCGATCCGTAAACTGGCTAAGGACCCCGTAGGGCTTATAGAACAAGATATGTTGCCAAGCCATTGCTGTCCGTTAGATTCCAATTTCACTGAATACATCTGACATTCCCTATAGGTATAGAACATCAGCGCTCGTTTCCAAACATCTCAAGTTATGGCATGAGCCCAGACCATTTCTAGGCTCATTTAGTAAAGCTTAGTGACAGGTATAGTCTTAAGACCACCATTTATATCGTGCAAATACATCTCCTCACCCTAGAAATCACTTAGGATAGGCTGGTGATTAACGCGTCTCAAAGGCCATAGATGGATCTGCTTCGCTCTCTTCCCCTGGGGCTCTACCTGGAACAACCCCGAACTTGGTTACATCGGCTTGACCCTAGAGTAAAACTAGCTTGGCTGATGATGTTCCTGCTCACCCCATTGCTGGCAGATTTACCCTGGCGGTTTGGCTTAGTCTTGGGACTGATTCTCCTAACCATTTCGGCAACCATTCCATTACGGGTCTGGCGCAAGCAAATTGGCTGGTTATTGTTGTTATGTCTATTAGTTTGCAGTATTACCACCCTAATGCCTGATGGCTTAGCAGTGTCCTATCAACCCAGACTCCCGAAGCAAGAACTAGCATTTACACAAGCCCCCACTACTCCCCCAGAAGACTCCCAACCCTGGTATCAACCCCTGATCTTCTGGCAGGGTTCAGAAGACAATCTTCCTCCCACCCTCCCTCAGCCCACAACCTATCAATATGTCCTCTTTCATCGTGGCCCCGTTAGAATCACTCGTCGATCCTTAGAATTGGGGTTACGGTTGGGGACTTGGCTATTCACCTTAATCTACGGAACAACCCTATATCTCTTGACAACGGCCCCGGAAGAAATAACCGTTGCCATTGAAGTTCTATTGCAACCCTTAAA
The genomic region above belongs to Acaryochloris sp. CCMEE 5410 and contains:
- a CDS encoding pseudouridine synthase, which produces MAWQHILFYKPYGVLSQFTDRQETSHPTLKEFISIPDIYPVGRLDRDSEGLLLLSNHGGLQHQLCNPKFRHPRTYWVQVENIPDQLALQKLKQGVTIRNYRTRPTQASLLSEPPLLPPRTPPVRFRKHIPTAWMTMTLYEGRNRQVRRMTAAVGFPTLRLVRVAIAHLQLQDLQPGQWRHLSPAEIEQLQFLTHLSHL
- a CDS encoding energy-coupling factor transporter transmembrane protein EcfT, producing MDLLRSLPLGLYLEQPRTWLHRLDPRVKLAWLMMFLLTPLLADLPWRFGLVLGLILLTISATIPLRVWRKQIGWLLLLCLLVCSITTLMPDGLAVSYQPRLPKQELAFTQAPTTPPEDSQPWYQPLIFWQGSEDNLPPTLPQPTTYQYVLFHRGPVRITRRSLELGLRLGTWLFTLIYGTTLYLLTTAPEEITVAIEVLLQPLKRWRIPITEVTLTLTLALRFMPLVLEEIQNLIRAIRTRAINWKKLGVRGAFQLWLMLADRLIENLFLRAEQVASAMTVRGFTSPNHHQVRWHQLRIRLMDQLALVLVVLVCGLRIWVGTLP